DNA sequence from the Podospora pseudocomata strain CBS 415.72m chromosome 2 map unlocalized CBS415.72m_2.2, whole genome shotgun sequence genome:
tcGCCAAAAGCTGGCCAGTTGTCTCAGCACCATCCTCAAgttcctcctcaatctcgccCGTCTGCAGGTTCAGTGTGCGCTTGGTGCTAGGTACCAACACATCTCTCACGCGGCCCTTCTCCATCGCCAACCGCTTCTGCTCGCGCAATCTCTTGCGTGCCTTGGCCTCGAGCGCAGTGTCCACCAGCTGCTTCGCATTCTCCGCCGCTACCGCGCTGCGCGCTACAATTGGATCGGCGCGCTTGGAGGTAGGGAGTTTACTGGAAAGCATCTTGGAGATGGACGTCGCGAAGGCTTCTGGGTCGTTGCGCTTCGACTTCATGCGGTTCGCGCCTGTGCCAAGCCCATCGTCGCTGCCGCTGTgggcgtcgtcgtcctcgtctgAAGATCCGttatcgccatcgccatcctcgtcgccgGAGGAGTTATCTGAAGCTGGCGCATCTTTGGCGACAAATTTCTTCTGTTTTGTCTCTGattttggttgttgggatttGGACTTGGAATTTGGCGCCGAATCGCTGTTGGACTGGGAATCTGAgtcttcggcttcggtggaggcgccgtcgtcggcctcgAGGTTGTCTAGATCCTCTTCGTCCGAATCGAGC
Encoded proteins:
- the RRP15 gene encoding pre-60S ribosomal particles component (COG:S; EggNog:ENOG503P20N; BUSCO:EOG092653LT), translating into MAGSSLKKRSFSDGPKGKAQRPTKKQRQVAAYHSSSEEEDSENDEGGAIPSNLLDSDEEDLDNLEADDGASTEAEDSDSQSNSDSAPNSKSKSQQPKSETKQKKFVAKDAPASDNSSGDEDGDGDNGSSDEDDDAHSGSDDGLGTGANRMKSKRNDPEAFATSISKMLSSKLPTSKRADPIVARSAVAAENAKQLVDTALEAKARKRLREQKRLAMEKGRVRDVLVPSTKRTLNLQTGEIEEELEDGAETTGQLLATERRLRKVAQRGVVKLFNAVRAAQVKASEAERVVRKEGMVGVKRKEEKITEMSRKGFLDLIANGGGGLKKGGLEEA